One region of Quercus lobata isolate SW786 chromosome 2, ValleyOak3.0 Primary Assembly, whole genome shotgun sequence genomic DNA includes:
- the LOC115975005 gene encoding GTP-binding nuclear protein Ran1A-like, translated as MNQTQATTHQDTPCFKLVIVGDGGTGKTTFVKRHLTGEFEKRYEPTIGVEVHPLDFFTNYGKIRFNCWDTAGQEKFGGLRDGYYIHGQCAIIMFDVTARLTYKNVPTWHRDLCRVCDNIPIVLCGNKVDVKNRQVKAKQVTFHRKKNLQYYEISAKSNYNFEKPFLYLARKLAGNVDLRFVESPALAPPEVQIDMAAQAQHESELEKAAAQPLPDEDDEIFD; from the exons ATGAATCAGACTCAGGCCACCACTCATCAGGATACCCCTTGCTTCAAGCTCGTCATCGTCGGCGATGGCGGAACTG GCAAAACCACGTTTGTGAAACGCCACCTTACTGGAGAGTTTGAGAAGAGATATGAGC CAACAATCGGTGTGGAAGTTCATCCACTGGACTTCTTCACGAATTATGGGAAGATCAGGTTCAACTGCTGGGACACTGCTGGTCAGGAGAAATTCGGTGGACTCCGCGACGGTTATTA TATTCATGGACAGTGTGCTATCATCATGTTTGATGTCACAGCTCGATTGACATACAAAAATGTTCCAACATGGCACCGGGATCTCTGCAG GGTCTGTGACAACATTCCAATAGTTTTATGTGGTAACAAGGTAGATGTCAAAAACAGGCAGGTGAAAGCAAAGCAAGTTACCTTTCACAGGAAGAAAAATCTTCAGTACTATGAAATTTCTGCAAAGAGCAATTACAACTTTGAGAAACCTTTCTTGTACCTTGCCAGAAAGCTAGCAGG AAATGTTGATCTACGCTTTGTTGAATCACCTGCCCTTGCTCCTCCTGAAGTTCAAATTGACATGGCTGCACAAGCACA GCATGAATCTGAGTTGGAGAAAGCAGCTGCACAACCTCTTCctgatgaagatgatgaaattTTTGACTAA
- the LOC115961423 gene encoding uncharacterized protein LOC115961423 produces the protein MAIHSRNKALMCKVFPSSLGPVGMRWFNSLKTNSIDSYKQLTQAFCSRFITNSRVPRPLSLLFSLSMHEGETLKSYADRYWEMYNEMDGNHDDVTISTFKSGLPTKHCLRKSLTYKPVTNVRQLMDRINKYKRVEEDQLQGKGKEIIPHKRNDFRSERYNSNHPRRDFAGQSGLTNT, from the coding sequence ATGGCTATCCATTCTCGAAATaaggctttgatgtgcaaagtttttCCGTCCAGTCTAGGACCTGTGgggatgaggtggttcaacagcTTGAAGACGAACTCTATAGATTCCTACAAGCAGCTCACCCAAGCTTTTTGTTCTCGTTTTATTACGAAcagcagggttcctcggcctCTGAGTTTGTTGTTTTCATTATCTATGCATGAAGGGGAAACTTTAAAGTCATATgcggatagatattgggagatgtacaaCGAGATGGATGGTAACCACGACGACGTCACCATCAGCACGTTTAAAAGTGGTCTCCCCACTAAGCATTGTTTAAGGAAGTCCCTAACTTATAAGCCTGTTACCAACGTTCGTCAACTTATGGACAGGattaacaaatacaaaagggtggaagagGACCAActacaagggaaaggaaaggagatCATCCCTCATAAGAggaatgatttcaggtcggaacgataCAACAGCAACCACCCGAGAAGAGATTTCGCGGGACAATCTGGACTAACCAACACGTAA